From the genome of Muricauda sp. SCSIO 64092, one region includes:
- the purE gene encoding 5-(carboxyamino)imidazole ribonucleotide mutase: protein MSKVAVIMGSTSDLPVMQDAVDILKGFDIEVDVDIVSAHRTPEKLFEFGKNAHKNGYSVIIAGAGGAAHLPGMVASLSPLPVIGVPVKSSNSIDGWDSVLSILQMPGGVPVATVALNGAKNAGILAAQIIGSSDKCVRDKVEVYKEGLKQKVIAGAKEVQTKK, encoded by the coding sequence ATGAGCAAAGTAGCCGTTATTATGGGTAGCACCAGTGACCTTCCGGTCATGCAGGATGCCGTAGATATTCTAAAAGGATTTGATATTGAAGTGGATGTAGATATTGTATCGGCCCACCGCACCCCTGAAAAGTTATTCGAATTTGGTAAAAATGCCCACAAAAACGGATATTCGGTCATTATTGCGGGTGCTGGTGGCGCAGCACATTTACCGGGTATGGTGGCCTCCCTTTCCCCCTTACCAGTGATTGGTGTTCCCGTAAAAAGCTCCAATTCAATTGACGGATGGGACTCCGTATTGTCCATACTCCAAATGCCCGGTGGCGTACCCGTGGCGACCGTAGCCCTTAACGGTGCAAAAAATGCGGGGATTTTAGCAGCTCAGATTATTGGAAGTTCGGACAAATGTGTCCGAGATAAAGTTGAGGTGTACAAAGAAGGATTGAAACAAAAGGTGATCGCCGGTGCAAAAGAAGTGCAAACCAAAAAATAA
- a CDS encoding 5-(carboxyamino)imidazole ribonucleotide synthase has product MDYFSSDFKLGILGGGQLGKMLLYETRKWDVFTKVMDLSPEAPCKIACNDFVQGNLLDEDAVFNFGKDVGVLTIEIENVNVDALEKLEAEGVTVYPQSKVLRTIQNKAKQKLSYRDHDIPTSDFSRFAYTSEIKESIAHGGLQLPFVWKSAQFGYDGQGVKIIREIEDLKGLPNVECIAEQFVNFKNELAVIVARNAQGETKTYPVVEMEFHPEANQVEYVLCPARIDETVAKRAQEVALKVSESFDHVGLLAVELFQTHEDEILVNEVAPRPHNSGHYSIEASYTNQFEQHLRCILGLPLGKTDSKVAGVMVNLVGAEGHSGDVVYEHIKDILGKRGVTPHIYGKKQTRPFRKMGHVTIVHENIERAREIAQQVKDKIKVISK; this is encoded by the coding sequence ATGGATTATTTCTCATCGGATTTTAAATTAGGAATACTGGGTGGAGGACAATTGGGCAAAATGTTGCTCTATGAAACCCGCAAATGGGACGTTTTTACCAAGGTAATGGATCTTTCGCCAGAAGCACCTTGCAAAATAGCCTGTAATGATTTTGTACAGGGAAATCTATTGGATGAAGATGCCGTTTTCAACTTTGGAAAGGATGTGGGCGTACTTACGATCGAGATTGAAAACGTAAATGTGGACGCTCTGGAAAAATTGGAGGCGGAAGGGGTTACGGTCTATCCACAGTCCAAGGTATTGCGGACCATACAGAATAAAGCGAAGCAAAAGTTGAGCTATCGCGACCATGACATCCCCACTTCGGATTTTTCCCGATTTGCCTATACTTCCGAAATTAAGGAGAGTATAGCCCATGGCGGACTGCAATTGCCCTTTGTATGGAAAAGTGCACAGTTTGGCTATGATGGACAGGGGGTAAAGATCATTCGAGAAATCGAGGATTTGAAAGGTTTGCCCAATGTGGAATGCATTGCTGAACAATTCGTGAACTTTAAAAATGAACTGGCCGTTATTGTAGCTCGAAATGCCCAGGGGGAAACCAAAACCTATCCCGTTGTGGAAATGGAATTCCATCCAGAGGCGAACCAGGTGGAATATGTTCTCTGCCCGGCACGAATTGATGAAACCGTTGCCAAAAGAGCACAGGAAGTGGCCCTGAAAGTATCCGAGAGTTTTGACCATGTAGGACTCTTGGCCGTAGAACTCTTCCAAACCCATGAGGATGAAATTTTGGTCAATGAAGTGGCCCCAAGACCCCATAATAGTGGCCATTATAGTATAGAAGCCAGCTATACCAACCAGTTTGAACAACATTTACGCTGTATTTTGGGGCTTCCCTTAGGTAAAACGGACAGTAAAGTTGCCGGGGTCATGGTCAATCTGGTAGGTGCGGAAGGGCATAGTGGTGATGTTGTTTATGAACATATTAAGGACATACTTGGCAAAAGGGGGGTAACCCCCCATATTTATGGAAAAAAGCAGACAAGGCCCTTCCGAAAAATGGGACATGTAACCATAGTTCACGAAAATATTGAACGTGCCAGGGAGATTGCCCAACAAGTAAAGGACAAAATAAAAGTTATCAGTAAATGA
- a CDS encoding adenylate kinase encodes MIKLHDKYFEPFLNEAEIKAAVKKIAQEIAADYKNEVPIFVGVLNGAFMFVSDLLKEYPHPCEVTFVKLSSYHGLTSTGIVETLLDVSEDIEGRSIIILEDIIDTGRTLQKLVHLFSKTHVKEFKIASLFYKSEIYNGEYTIDYVGLEIPTKFIVGYGLDYNELGRNLKEVYQLNQTNMINLVLFGKPGAGKGTQAGFLKEKYNLKHISTGDVFRYNIKNGTELGKLAKSYIDDGDLVPDEVTIKMLQDEVEKNQDAAGFIFDGFPRTTAQAQALDNFLESKDMQVNATIALEADDEILIQRLLERGKESGRSDDQDENKIRNRFDEYNEKTAPLKDYYQNQGKFHSVNGIGGIAEITERLGKVIDEL; translated from the coding sequence GTGATAAAGTTACATGATAAATATTTCGAGCCATTTTTAAATGAAGCTGAAATCAAAGCTGCTGTTAAAAAGATAGCACAGGAGATTGCTGCGGATTACAAGAATGAAGTGCCAATTTTTGTTGGTGTACTCAACGGGGCCTTTATGTTCGTTTCGGATCTCTTAAAAGAATATCCCCATCCTTGTGAGGTAACTTTTGTGAAATTGAGTTCCTACCACGGGTTGACCTCCACCGGCATTGTGGAAACCCTATTGGATGTTTCCGAAGATATTGAAGGGCGCAGTATCATTATCTTGGAAGACATCATTGACACGGGCAGGACATTACAAAAGTTAGTGCATTTGTTTTCGAAAACCCATGTAAAGGAATTTAAGATTGCCTCACTTTTTTATAAGTCCGAAATCTATAATGGGGAATATACCATTGATTATGTAGGGCTTGAAATACCCACTAAATTCATTGTAGGCTACGGACTTGACTATAATGAGCTTGGAAGGAATTTAAAGGAAGTTTATCAATTAAACCAGACCAATATGATTAACCTAGTTCTTTTTGGAAAACCAGGAGCTGGAAAAGGGACCCAGGCGGGATTCCTAAAGGAAAAATACAATTTGAAGCATATTTCCACAGGAGATGTGTTTCGCTACAATATCAAGAATGGCACGGAGCTGGGCAAATTGGCCAAATCCTATATCGATGATGGTGATCTGGTGCCGGATGAGGTGACCATAAAAATGTTGCAGGACGAAGTAGAGAAGAACCAGGATGCGGCAGGGTTTATTTTTGATGGATTCCCACGAACAACGGCCCAGGCCCAGGCCTTGGACAATTTTTTAGAGAGCAAGGACATGCAGGTAAATGCCACTATTGCCTTGGAAGCGGATGATGAGATTTTAATACAGCGGCTGTTGGAAAGAGGAAAGGAAAGCGGCCGCAGTGATGACCAGGACGAAAACAAAATCCGTAACCGTTTTGATGAATACAACGAAAAGACGGCCCCGCTAAAGGACTACTATCAAAATCAGGGCAAGTTCCACTCCGTCAATGGAATTGGTGGTATAGCCGAAATTACCGAGCGATTGGGCAAGGTAATCGATGAATTGTAG
- the obgE gene encoding GTPase ObgE codes for MTEGNFVDYVKIHVSSGNGGKGSTHLRREKFVAMGGPDGGDGGRGGHIVIKGNKNLWTLVHYKFKRHFKAGHGEHGGRQRSTGANGQDIYLEVPLGTVVRDTDSNELLFEITEDGEEKTVAKGGLGGRGNWHFKSSVNQTPRYAQPGIEGQVKNLTLELKVLADVGLVGFPNAGKSTLLSVMTSAKPKIADYEFTTLKPNLGIVQYRDFKSFVMADIPGIIEGAAEGKGLGHYFLRHIERNATLLFLIPADSKDISKEYEILLDELRRYNPELLDKQRLVAISKSDMLDDELTEEIDRSLKDDFKDVDYLFISSVSQKGILELKDKLWMLLND; via the coding sequence ATGACGGAAGGTAATTTTGTTGATTATGTAAAAATCCATGTGTCCTCGGGAAACGGGGGCAAGGGGTCCACGCACCTGCGCCGCGAAAAGTTTGTGGCCATGGGTGGACCGGATGGTGGCGATGGGGGACGTGGCGGTCACATCGTCATAAAGGGCAACAAGAACCTTTGGACCTTGGTCCATTACAAGTTCAAAAGGCATTTTAAAGCGGGACATGGGGAACATGGGGGCAGACAGCGAAGTACCGGTGCCAATGGACAGGATATTTATTTGGAAGTGCCTTTGGGAACTGTGGTCCGGGATACCGATTCCAACGAGCTTCTTTTTGAAATTACCGAAGATGGCGAAGAAAAGACCGTAGCAAAAGGTGGTCTCGGTGGCCGTGGAAACTGGCATTTCAAAAGTTCGGTAAACCAGACTCCCCGTTACGCACAACCCGGTATTGAGGGACAGGTGAAAAACCTGACCCTGGAGTTGAAGGTTTTGGCCGATGTGGGCCTTGTAGGTTTTCCCAATGCCGGCAAATCCACTTTACTTTCTGTGATGACCTCCGCAAAACCCAAAATTGCAGATTATGAGTTTACTACCCTAAAGCCAAATCTGGGTATCGTGCAATATCGTGATTTTAAGAGTTTTGTCATGGCGGATATTCCCGGAATTATTGAAGGTGCTGCTGAGGGAAAAGGATTGGGCCACTATTTTTTACGGCATATAGAGCGTAATGCTACCCTGCTGTTTTTGATTCCCGCAGACAGTAAGGACATCTCCAAAGAATATGAGATCCTTTTGGACGAGCTCCGCAGGTATAATCCGGAATTATTGGATAAGCAACGGTTGGTGGCCATCTCCAAGAGCGATATGCTCGATGACGAATTGACGGAGGAAATAGATCGTTCCCTGAAGGACGATTTTAAGGATGTGGATTATCTTTTCATTTCTTCCGTATCGCAAAAAGGAATTTTGGAGTTAAAGGATAAACTCTGGATGCTTTTGAACGATTAA
- a CDS encoding DUF4136 domain-containing protein, whose protein sequence is MKFVPLLFVLLLFAGCAAVQVNYDYSKRTDFSNYATYNYFLDMETGLSELDERRLLRVLDSTLQSKGLLLSEEPDILVNIISEEFPDVPQNTLGVGIGGTGGNAGGGISMGIPVSSSSRLRRMIQFDLVDSQKNALFWQAISESGFKPKSTPLEREELLRKIVGKVFSKYPPE, encoded by the coding sequence ATGAAGTTTGTTCCTCTCTTATTTGTTTTGCTATTGTTCGCCGGTTGTGCTGCGGTGCAGGTCAACTATGATTATTCCAAAAGAACCGATTTTTCCAATTACGCCACCTATAATTATTTCCTTGATATGGAAACCGGCCTAAGTGAATTGGACGAGCGACGATTACTGCGGGTATTGGACTCAACACTGCAATCCAAAGGTCTTTTGCTTTCGGAAGAACCGGATATTCTTGTAAACATCATTAGTGAGGAATTTCCCGATGTGCCTCAGAATACGTTGGGAGTTGGGATAGGTGGAACCGGTGGTAATGCCGGTGGGGGTATTTCCATGGGTATTCCGGTAAGCAGCAGTTCCCGGTTACGGCGAATGATTCAGTTTGATCTTGTGGATTCCCAAAAGAATGCCCTTTTTTGGCAAGCTATTTCGGAGAGTGGTTTTAAACCCAAAAGTACGCCTTTGGAACGCGAGGAACTGCTAAGAAAAATCGTTGGAAAGGTTTTTTCAAAGTATCCCCCGGAATAG
- a CDS encoding alpha/beta hydrolase family protein: MIKNRIGSIFLLFLVGLCAHAQDISGSWKGNLSIQGAEMPLIFNIKSEADALSATMDSPSQGATDIPMDETSFQDGSLTISFKQAGIKYVGVLEGEKITGTFYQGGMELPLVLEKTVKTIPGNPELVSSDEELNALGRLAEGDYKYTVEDYFAKPKASTFRFSPDGKYMSYREKDENGKRHIYVKDVTSGETTRAIEEKEELVRGYAWLNNNRLAYISDTGGDENYHVFAVDLDGSNLKDLTPFDGVQAQFSNLLDEDKEHIIVNLNKNNPQVFEPYKVNVVTGELTQLYVNDDPGSPIIGYDFDKNGNLKGFTKLKNGVDQDYFYKDSEGNFNVLKSLNWKDTFVVVSFDYATEYEHDAYVVSNLESDKAKILRYDLGKNEPLGDVFANDKYDVSDMYLSKNRGYELDYVSYEGEKAVIVPISKTYSKLHDRITKTFPAKQYSIADATDAEDKLLIFLQSDKLYGEYHSYDVAKDEFTFLYNLMPQLKEEDMAEMRPITFTSRDGLTIHGYITLPKEALQGEKVPVIVNPHGGPQGIRDSWGFNPEAQLFASRGYATLQVNFRISGGYGREFLESGFKQIGRKAMDDVEDGLKYVVEQGWVDKEKAAIYGGSHGGYAVLRGLTKTPDLYACGVDYVGVSNLFTFMDSFPEYWKPYLEIVREIWYDETIPEEKVIMEEVSPVYQIGKIKKPLFVVQGANDPRVNINESDQIVEALRAKGQDVPYMVKYDEGHGFGKEENSIALYRAMMGFFAKHLKDKEIPTPVKG; encoded by the coding sequence ATGATCAAAAATCGAATCGGCAGTATTTTCCTTCTGTTCCTGGTTGGGTTATGTGCTCATGCCCAGGACATTTCAGGTTCCTGGAAGGGAAACTTATCCATACAGGGTGCGGAGATGCCCTTAATTTTTAACATAAAGAGCGAAGCCGACGCCTTAAGTGCCACCATGGACAGTCCTTCACAAGGTGCCACGGACATTCCCATGGATGAAACCAGCTTTCAAGATGGGAGCCTTACCATTTCTTTCAAGCAAGCCGGAATTAAATATGTTGGTGTTTTGGAAGGGGAAAAAATAACAGGTACCTTTTATCAAGGTGGAATGGAATTGCCCCTGGTCTTGGAGAAAACCGTAAAAACAATCCCCGGGAATCCGGAATTGGTGAGTTCCGATGAGGAATTGAATGCTCTGGGCCGCTTGGCGGAAGGGGATTATAAATACACCGTTGAGGATTATTTTGCCAAACCCAAGGCTTCAACTTTCCGATTCTCCCCGGATGGCAAATACATGTCCTATCGGGAAAAGGACGAGAATGGAAAAAGACACATTTATGTAAAGGATGTGACTTCTGGGGAGACCACCAGGGCCATAGAAGAAAAAGAGGAACTGGTTAGGGGCTATGCCTGGCTCAACAACAATCGGTTGGCCTATATTTCAGATACGGGCGGCGATGAAAATTACCATGTCTTTGCCGTTGACCTGGATGGGAGCAATCTTAAGGATTTAACCCCATTTGATGGGGTTCAGGCCCAATTTTCAAATTTATTGGACGAAGACAAAGAACATATTATTGTCAACCTTAACAAGAACAATCCCCAGGTATTTGAACCTTACAAAGTAAATGTAGTTACCGGGGAATTGACCCAGTTGTACGTAAATGACGACCCTGGCTCACCCATAATTGGATATGATTTTGACAAAAATGGAAATCTTAAGGGCTTTACCAAATTAAAGAATGGGGTTGATCAGGATTATTTCTATAAGGATTCCGAAGGCAATTTCAACGTATTGAAAAGCCTGAACTGGAAAGACACCTTTGTGGTAGTATCCTTTGATTACGCTACGGAATATGAGCATGATGCTTATGTGGTTTCCAATCTTGAAAGCGATAAGGCAAAAATCCTTCGATACGATCTAGGAAAAAATGAACCCCTGGGTGATGTATTTGCAAATGACAAATACGATGTGTCGGATATGTATCTTTCCAAAAACAGGGGGTATGAGTTGGATTATGTTAGTTATGAAGGTGAAAAGGCGGTCATTGTTCCTATTAGCAAAACCTATTCCAAGCTACATGACAGGATAACAAAAACCTTCCCGGCAAAGCAATACTCCATTGCAGATGCCACCGATGCGGAAGACAAACTTTTGATTTTTCTTCAAAGTGATAAGCTGTATGGGGAGTACCATTCCTATGATGTGGCAAAGGACGAATTTACTTTTCTGTACAACCTTATGCCCCAATTGAAGGAGGAAGATATGGCCGAAATGCGGCCAATCACCTTTACCAGTAGGGATGGTTTGACCATTCATGGATATATTACATTGCCGAAGGAAGCCCTACAAGGGGAAAAAGTACCGGTTATTGTAAATCCCCATGGAGGTCCCCAAGGTATTCGGGATTCATGGGGTTTTAATCCAGAGGCCCAATTATTTGCCAGTAGGGGGTACGCCACACTTCAAGTCAATTTTAGGATCTCCGGGGGTTACGGAAGGGAATTCTTGGAATCCGGATTTAAGCAAATTGGGAGAAAAGCCATGGATGATGTGGAGGATGGATTGAAATACGTGGTGGAACAAGGTTGGGTCGATAAGGAAAAGGCCGCAATTTATGGCGGTAGCCATGGAGGTTACGCCGTACTCAGGGGACTTACCAAAACCCCGGATCTTTACGCCTGTGGTGTTGATTACGTTGGCGTTTCCAACCTCTTCACCTTTATGGATTCCTTTCCGGAGTATTGGAAGCCCTATTTGGAAATCGTGAGGGAAATTTGGTATGATGAGACCATCCCGGAAGAAAAGGTAATTATGGAGGAAGTCTCCCCGGTATACCAGATTGGGAAGATAAAGAAACCCCTCTTTGTGGTACAGGGCGCAAATGACCCTAGGGTAAACATCAATGAATCCGATCAAATTGTGGAGGCTTTGAGGGCCAAGGGACAAGATGTACCCTATATGGTCAAATATGATGAGGGCCATGGTTTTGGTAAGGAGGAGAATTCCATAGCCTTGTACCGGGCTATGATGGGATTCTTTGCGAAGCACCTAAAGGACAAGGAGATTCCAACACCTGTGAAAGGATAG
- a CDS encoding sensor histidine kinase codes for MNITDKNRNRIFWILQFAGWGFLSLTSIFFLDKLGSSFVIFNVIAGTLIGVVSTTALRYYIKNIVLENFNLEKLLKIAIGTVSAAILYGILNYGIGYAYAKLGPDITEAQKQVLKAFDNVWLLVFQSVFIVGSWVVCYLVIKLILKANKNRVERLELNTTLKQAQLNTLKSQINPHFMFNSLNNIRGLMLEDVEKSREMLTKLSAMLRYSLTQNSVDGIALEEELEMVDNYIALSKIQFEDRLEFDKKIDSETRNIHIPPMLIQLLVENAAKHGIANLKQGGKISLSTQKNGEYLRIQVKNTGRLRIAKDSTQLGLKNIKQRLKLLYGDNASFELGEAENEVVADIKIPLS; via the coding sequence ATGAATATTACGGACAAGAACAGGAACAGGATTTTTTGGATACTCCAGTTTGCCGGATGGGGCTTTTTAAGTTTGACCTCCATCTTCTTTTTGGACAAATTAGGGTCGTCTTTTGTGATTTTTAATGTAATCGCAGGAACACTGATTGGGGTGGTGTCTACAACAGCTTTACGCTACTATATAAAGAACATCGTTCTTGAAAATTTTAATCTCGAAAAGCTTTTAAAGATTGCCATTGGCACCGTATCGGCAGCTATACTGTATGGGATTTTGAATTACGGTATTGGCTATGCCTATGCCAAGTTAGGTCCTGATATCACGGAAGCCCAAAAACAGGTGTTAAAAGCTTTTGACAATGTTTGGCTCTTGGTATTTCAGTCGGTGTTTATAGTCGGTTCCTGGGTGGTGTGCTATCTGGTCATTAAACTCATCCTAAAAGCGAACAAAAATCGGGTGGAACGATTGGAACTCAACACGACCTTAAAACAAGCACAGTTGAATACGTTAAAAAGTCAGATCAATCCCCACTTTATGTTCAATAGTTTGAATAATATTAGGGGGTTAATGTTGGAAGATGTGGAGAAATCAAGGGAAATGCTGACGAAATTATCCGCAATGCTAAGGTATTCGTTGACCCAGAACAGTGTGGACGGTATAGCTTTGGAAGAGGAATTGGAAATGGTAGATAATTATATCGCCCTATCAAAAATTCAGTTTGAAGATCGACTGGAGTTTGATAAAAAAATTGATAGCGAAACTCGAAACATACACATTCCACCAATGCTTATTCAATTATTGGTCGAAAATGCAGCAAAGCACGGTATTGCCAACTTAAAACAGGGGGGCAAGATTTCACTATCCACCCAAAAAAATGGGGAATACCTAAGAATACAGGTTAAGAATACGGGAAGACTGCGTATAGCAAAGGATTCAACACAACTCGGTCTTAAGAACATTAAGCAACGTTTAAAACTATTGTATGGCGACAATGCTTCGTTTGAACTTGGTGAAGCTGAAAATGAAGTCGTAGCGGACATTAAAATACCCTTGTCATGA